Genomic DNA from Streptomyces sp. PCS3-D2:
GCTGACCGACGTCATCCACCCGAACGACCTGCTCGGGCCCGGTTTCTCCGCCCTGGTCTCCCTGGCGGTGGCGGTGATCCTCTACGACGCGGGGCTCGGGCTCGACCTGCGCCACCTCACCGGCCGCACCCGGGGGATCGTCGGCAGGCTGCTGGTGGCCGGTGTCCTCGTCACCTTCCTGGCCGTCGCAGCCGTCGCACCCGCGCTGTTCGGCATGTCGCTGGCCAGCGCCACGATGCTGGGCGTGATCCTCGTGGTGTCGGGCCCGACGGTGGTGGGGCCGCTGCTGGACTACGTGCGGCCCACCGACACGCTGCGGCGCATCCTGGTCTGGGAGGGGACGCTGATCGACCCGATCGGAGGCATCCTCGGCGCGCTCGTCTTCCACGGCGTCTCCTCCACGCACTCCGAAGTGGGCCGGGGCCACCAGCTGGGCCAGTTCGCGATCAGCATGGGCGTCGGCCTGGTCGGCGGCGCGGTGGGCCTGGCCCTGCTGTGGCTGACGCTGCACGTCATGCGGCTCGGCGAGACGCTCGGTACGATCGCCCAGCTGGCCGTGGTGATCATCGTGGCGGCGGGGTGCGACATCGTCCGAGACGACACCGGGCTGATCGCCGCGACGGTCACCGGGCTGGCGGTCGCCAACCTCCCCGGCTTCGACATGCCCGCCCGCAGGCCCTTCTTCGAGACGCTCGTCCAGCTGATCATCGGGCTGCTGTTCGTCTCGATCTCGTCGACCGTGACCCCGGCGTCCCTGACGCCGGTCCTGCTCCCCTCCCTCGTCCTCATCGCGTTCCTGGTTCTGGTCGTCAGGCCGCTCGTGGCCTTCGTCTCCACCGGGAAGTCGGAGCTGGCCCGCGGGGAGAGGAGGTTCATCGGCTGGATGGCGCCGCGCGGGATCGTCGCGGCCTCCACGGCCTCGGCCTTCGCCGCCGGCCTCTCCGACCAGGGTCTGGCCGGCGCCTCGAAGATCCTCCCCGTCACCTTCCTGGTGATCGTGGGAACGGTTCTGCTCTACGCGCTGACCGCCGCTCCCGTGGCCCGCAGGCTCGGTGTCGTCCGCCCGTCCCGCTCGCGCCCGCTGCTGGTGGGCGGCGACCACTGGGTCGTCGACCTGGGCAGGGCCCTGCGGGCGGCCGGGCTCGACGTGCTGATGTGGGCCGGCAGCGAGGACGAACGGGATCGGATCAGGGACGCCGGGCTGGAACTGGCCCGGGGCGAGCTGCTGGCCGCGGCCTCCGACCCGCGCGCCCGCCTGGAGGGCGTCACCACCGTCTTCCTGTGCACGGACGACGACAACTTCAACGCCCTCGCCGCGGTCATGGCCGAGGGCAACGTCGAGGGCCCCGTGTACCGGGTCGGGCCCCCGCACGACAAGGGTCTCGGCGTCGTCGCCCCCAGCGCAGGCGGCGAGGTCCTCTTCGGCTCCCGGCTGGTGCGGCACGTCCTGGCCGAGCGCTATCGGCAGGGCGCCCGGTACCTGGTGCAGTCGGCCGCCCGGCCGGTCCCGGCGGACTGCGAGACGCTGTTCGTGGTGCGCTTCGACGGCAGGCTCGACGCGGTCACCGAGAGCCGGTCCGGTGACGTCGCCCCGTCGCAGGACGACACCCTCGTCCTGCTCGGTCCCGTACCGCCCGCGCCGGCCGGCCCGGAGCCCGCCGAGGGGCGTTCCGGGTGACGGGCGCATGCGGCGGCCGGGTGCCGGTCTTACTGTGGGACGGAAGGCGTCCCGAACCCCGAACCCCGCACCCCGCACCCCGTATCCCGCACCCCGATCCGGAGGCCGGAGGTCACCCGTGCCGCTGCCGCACCGACGTACGCAGGCGCCCGTGGGGCGACCGGATTCCCGCTGCGGCCCCTGATGTCCTGGGCCTCCCGGTTCCGGCTGCTGCAGTACACGAAGGCCAGCCTGTGGATGGTGCCGCTGCTCGGCCTGGTCCTCGGCGTACTGCTGGCGGAGTGGGCCGTGACCATGGACGCCACGCCATGGCTCCCGGCCGGCTGGCGCTACTCCGCCTCGACGGCCGCCGGCGTGCTGACCGCCATCGTCGGCGCCATGATCGCCCTGCTCGGATTCGTCGTCACGATCGGGGTGCTCGTCGTCCAGCAGGCCACGGGGACCCTGTCCCCGCGCTACATGCGCCTGTGGTACCGCGACCGGCTGCAGAAGGCGGTGCTGGCCACCTTCACCGGGACCTTCTCCTTCTCCTTCGCCCTGCTGCGCACCATCGAGCCGGACTCCGTGCCCGACCTCGGAGTCACCATGGCCGGGGCGGCCGTGTCCGTCAGCCTGTTGCTGCTGCTGGTCTACCTCAACCGCTTCACCCACAACCTGCGCCCCGTGGCCATCGCCGGCCTGGTCGGACGGATGGGCGAGACGGTCCTGGTCCGCGCGCAGGCCACGATCCGCGACGCGACCGCACGCCCTTGGGACCCCGCGGCGCAGGCCGCGGGCGGTGCGGTCACGTACGTACCCGCCGAGCACGGCGGCGTGATCCAGGCGTTCCACCCGGAGAAGCTGACGGCCCTGGCGGCGCGCCACGACTGCGTCCTTGTGGTCACCCGCCTGGTCGGGGACTACGTGCCGCCGGGCGCGGTCGTCGTCGAGATCCACGGCGGCAACCCGGCCCCCGAGCAGCGGCAGGTGGCCGGGCTGATCGCCTTCGGCTCCGAGCGGACCATCGAGCAGGACCCGGCCTTCGCGCTGCGGGTCCTCGTCGACATCGCCGTCCGGGCGCTGTCCCCCGCCGTGAACGACCCGACCACCGCGGTCCAGGTGCTCAACGAGATCGAGGCGATCCTCCACGCGGTCGGGCGGGCCGGTCCGCGCAGCCGCTACGTGCTGGGCGACCGCCACGGCACGCCGCGGCTGGTGGTCCAAGGCCGGGACTGGGAGGACTACCTCCAGCTGGCCGTCACCGAGATCCGCGAGTACGGCGTCAGGTCCGTCCAGATCTGCCGACGGCTCCGCTCGCTGCTGGAGGGCCTGCTCACGGCGCTGCCGCCCGGCTGTCTGCCGGCTGTCCGCACCGAACTGACCCTGCTGCGCGCGTCGGTCGAGCGCGAGTACACCGACCCCGCCCGCCGCGCGCTGGCCCGCACCCCCGACTGCCAGGGCATCGGCGCCCGCCCCCGCCGCAGGTGACCGGCGCCGCAGGTGACCGGCGCCACCCCGGGGATGCGGTCGGGCACCGTCCGGCACGTGCCCCGGCTCCTGGCCACGACGCCCGCGACCCGGCGCGCACGGTCGCGCGTGCACCGGGGCGGACCACGATCCCCAGGAGCCTCCTAGGCCACGACCCCAGCCCCGAGCGTGCCGACGCCGATAGCGCCCCGCAGAACGTGGGCGATCTCCTCGGGCTTCAGGTCGATGCCATCCAGCCCCTCCATGGTCAGCAGGATCTCCTCCAGGGCGTATTCGCCGCGTCCTTCGGCGCTGAACTCGGGGCCGGTGCGGCCCTCGAAGGACCAGGTGGCGATGCGGGCGAGGTAGAAGAGCTGACGCTCGTCGTCGGACTCCATCGTGTGCAGGAGGCGGACGATGTCGGCCTTCCCCGCGATCTCCTCGTGGATCTCTCGGTGGAGGGCGGCCTCCCGGGACTCGTCGCTCTCCTCGACGCCACCACCGGGCAGCACCCAGTACGCGGGCAGGCCGGGCTTGGTGCGGCGGATGACCAGCATCGTGTCGTCCGCGGTGACGAGGACGGCTCGGACTCGTTCGATCATGTCGGCCTGTCTCCCTAGTTGTTGGCGCTCAGCGAGGAAGGATGCCCGTCACTTCCTCCGCGCGCCGGCGCAGCAGTGGAGCCAGCTCCACGTACCAACCACGGCCTACGGCCTGAAGCATTTCGGCGAGAGCGACCTGTTCGCCGATCCGGCCGGCGGGGGTGTCGAGGACATCGGCGAACTCGGTGCGGATGCGTGCGGCGACGGCGGGGACGCGGAGGCTGTTGACGTAGAGCATGGCCGGGTCGTAGCCGACGGGGACGGCTCCCCAGCGTTCCCAGTCGAGGATGACGAGGGGGTAGTGGGTGAGGTTGGCCCACTGGAGATCTGCGTGGCCCGTGACGCGTTCGGTGATGGTCGGCGCGGGGATGCCGAGGAACTCCGGGAACACGCGGTCCGCCCAGGACTGGCGGATGGTCTCGCGGGGCGGCTCGGCGGCACTGAGGGCGTCCAGGCTCTCCCGCAGCGTCGCCCACCAGGAGTCCGGGAGACCCGGGTCCTCAGTAAGGTCGGGGGTTTCCGGAGAGATGACGGGCTGGGCGACGTAGTCGATCAACTCGGCCTCGAAGACGTACTCCCCGGCCTCCCATCGGTAGAGGTCGTGGAGGTGGGGGCGGGACACCTTGTCCGAGACCCGTTCCTCGGCGAGCGCGATGCCCTCGTTCCGGGTGGTGGGGGTCTTTGCAGCTTCACCGCAGTGGACGCGGAGCCAGTGGCCGTTCTCGGTGCGAGAGCCGACAGTCCGGCCGAGCCATCCCCAGGACAGCGGGCCCGTCGGGGCGGTGGCCAGGTGTGAGGAGGCGGTGGCGAGCGCGTCCTCCATGCGGGCCCTGGTGGTCTCATCCTTGGGCGAATACATCGGTGACCCTCCTGAGCTGGACCGGTTCGAGCGGCGAGGCAATGGCCTCCTTGGCGGCCTTCCAGTGCTGCGGCGTACTGGCGGACAGCAGTACCACGTCCAGGCTCGGGCAGGACGCCGCAGCCAGGAGACAGGCGGCGGCCGTGCTGGTGCCGGGTCGGATGAACTCGGCGAGTTCGGGTGTGGCCAAGTCGAGGAGTTCGCCGCCGTGCAGGGGTGAGGAGCCGAAGGTGAGCAGGCCAGCGGCGCGAGCCTGGACGAGCGGACCCCGCCCACCGAGGGCGAGCGCGATCGGGCGGACCATGACGAGGCTGACCGGCTGCTGGATCGCGCCGAGATGGTGTTCACCCGATCCGGCGGCCTCTTTGGCCAGGCCGAGGAGTTCGGAGACGGTGAATGCCTCGTGCTGGAAGCCGGACCAGGTGGCGACTCCGTACCCGGCGATGCGGCCTGCGGTGGCGTACTCCTCCAGCACGCAGAACACGTCGCGCAGCCGCGCGTGCAGCACCCCACGGTCCTGATGGGCGTGCTCGGGGTTGTGGACGAACACGATGTCGGCGCGGCCCAGGGCCGCGAGGGAGCGATCGGTCTGCCAGCGGGCGAAGCCGGGGTGGAGGCTGTGGCCGACGGCGGCTTCCTCGGGTGGGAGGACTCCGGCCGCCACCGCGGCCTCGCCCTCCTGCCGGGTGAAGAAGCCGCTCTTCGTCGCGACCATGGCGCGGGGATGGTCGGCGATGACCGGGCCGAGTGCCTGGTGGGCCGTGGCGTAGTTGGGTGCGGTGTCCAGCCACACCAGCCCGTCGGAACACGCAGCGCGCGCCGGCTCCTCGACAGCGCGCACCCGGTACGTCCCGAGGCCGAGGGTTGCGGTCACCTGGGTGCCCCGATCACGGCGGCGGCCTGTCCGCCTACCAGGGCCGAGACGATCTCGGCGCTTTGGGCGACGGTGAGTCCGGATGCGGTGGCGAGGTCTCCGAGTGTGACCGGCAGCCCGGCGGCCAGGCGGCGCAGCAGCGGAGCGGCGGGCAGCGCGAAAGTCCACTCGCGCCCGGCGCCGGAGAAGGACACCGCCTCGGCATCCTGGTCCACCCGGGCACGGGGCACGGTGACCTGGACGGTGATCCCGGTCTCGGGCGGAACCGTCGCCAGGTACGGCAGGGAAAGGCGCGGCTGACCCGGGTGTGTGGTGTCCAGCGACCTCTCCCACCGGTCCAGAACCGCCGGGCCCTCCAGAGCGGCAAGCACCTCTTTGCGTACGGCGCCCAGGTAGTCCGCCCGCTCCTCGGGGGTGCTGAAACGAGGGACGTCAGAGCGGACGGTTGCGCTGGTCCGGAGGTCGTCGCACAGCCATCCGAGGAACTCTGCCCCGGTCTGCGTGGCCAGTCCGAAGGTGAGGTGGAGCGATGCGGTGCCTTGGTCGGCGCTCACCGCGTGCCACCAGCCGCGCGGCAGGTAGAGGAGATCGCCGGGCGTCAGGACGATGTCCGCGATCGGCTCGCCCGTCGGGGCCTCGGGAGCTTCGACGTCGCGCCAGGCGGGGGCCTGCCGGGTGGGTCCGTAGATCTTCCACCGCTTGGAGCCTTCGAGTTGGAGGACCACGACATCGTGGTCGTCCCAGTGGGTACCAAAGCCCTCTTCGGACGTCCAGGAGGCGTACGCGTTGGCTTGGACGGGAGTCCGGAAGAACCGTTCGAGGCCGGCGGCGGCCTCGCGAACGGGCGGGTGGATCTGGTCGATCGCGTCGATGACAAGGGACGCGCCCTCGGCGAGGCGCGCGTGGAACTCGGCGGGCTGGGGCTGGTACCAGGACACCCCGCGCCGGTTCGTGCGCAGGACGGAGTAAGCCGTCGCGGGGACCGCCTCCCCGGCGCGGGAGAGGCGCATACGGGGTGGCTCCAGCCGGTGTGCGGCAACGATCTCGTTGATGTCGTCCCAGGTCAGCAGGGTGGGACCGGCGGCGCCGGCTGAACGGATCACTGTG
This window encodes:
- a CDS encoding sodium:proton antiporter, translating into MTGDRLLLGIALTVALAAASQILAAKLRVPALLLLLPAGFVTGALTDVIHPNDLLGPGFSALVSLAVAVILYDAGLGLDLRHLTGRTRGIVGRLLVAGVLVTFLAVAAVAPALFGMSLASATMLGVILVVSGPTVVGPLLDYVRPTDTLRRILVWEGTLIDPIGGILGALVFHGVSSTHSEVGRGHQLGQFAISMGVGLVGGAVGLALLWLTLHVMRLGETLGTIAQLAVVIIVAAGCDIVRDDTGLIAATVTGLAVANLPGFDMPARRPFFETLVQLIIGLLFVSISSTVTPASLTPVLLPSLVLIAFLVLVVRPLVAFVSTGKSELARGERRFIGWMAPRGIVAASTASAFAAGLSDQGLAGASKILPVTFLVIVGTVLLYALTAAPVARRLGVVRPSRSRPLLVGGDHWVVDLGRALRAAGLDVLMWAGSEDERDRIRDAGLELARGELLAAASDPRARLEGVTTVFLCTDDDNFNALAAVMAEGNVEGPVYRVGPPHDKGLGVVAPSAGGEVLFGSRLVRHVLAERYRQGARYLVQSAARPVPADCETLFVVRFDGRLDAVTESRSGDVAPSQDDTLVLLGPVPPAPAGPEPAEGRSG
- a CDS encoding DUF2254 domain-containing protein, with the translated sequence MSWASRFRLLQYTKASLWMVPLLGLVLGVLLAEWAVTMDATPWLPAGWRYSASTAAGVLTAIVGAMIALLGFVVTIGVLVVQQATGTLSPRYMRLWYRDRLQKAVLATFTGTFSFSFALLRTIEPDSVPDLGVTMAGAAVSVSLLLLLVYLNRFTHNLRPVAIAGLVGRMGETVLVRAQATIRDATARPWDPAAQAAGGAVTYVPAEHGGVIQAFHPEKLTALAARHDCVLVVTRLVGDYVPPGAVVVEIHGGNPAPEQRQVAGLIAFGSERTIEQDPAFALRVLVDIAVRALSPAVNDPTTAVQVLNEIEAILHAVGRAGPRSRYVLGDRHGTPRLVVQGRDWEDYLQLAVTEIREYGVRSVQICRRLRSLLEGLLTALPPGCLPAVRTELTLLRASVEREYTDPARRALARTPDCQGIGARPRRR
- a CDS encoding NUDIX domain-containing protein encodes the protein MIERVRAVLVTADDTMLVIRRTKPGLPAYWVLPGGGVEESDESREAALHREIHEEIAGKADIVRLLHTMESDDERQLFYLARIATWSFEGRTGPEFSAEGRGEYALEEILLTMEGLDGIDLKPEEIAHVLRGAIGVGTLGAGVVA
- a CDS encoding aldo/keto reductase; amino-acid sequence: MTATLGLGTYRVRAVEEPARAACSDGLVWLDTAPNYATAHQALGPVIADHPRAMVATKSGFFTRQEGEAAVAAGVLPPEEAAVGHSLHPGFARWQTDRSLAALGRADIVFVHNPEHAHQDRGVLHARLRDVFCVLEEYATAGRIAGYGVATWSGFQHEAFTVSELLGLAKEAAGSGEHHLGAIQQPVSLVMVRPIALALGGRGPLVQARAAGLLTFGSSPLHGGELLDLATPELAEFIRPGTSTAAACLLAAASCPSLDVVLLSASTPQHWKAAKEAIASPLEPVQLRRVTDVFAQG
- a CDS encoding cupin domain-containing protein: MIDSASWAQRLGGDTFLARTCFRAHTVIRSAGAAGPTLLTWDDINEIVAAHRLEPPRMRLSRAGEAVPATAYSVLRTNRRGVSWYQPQPAEFHARLAEGASLVIDAIDQIHPPVREAAAGLERFFRTPVQANAYASWTSEEGFGTHWDDHDVVVLQLEGSKRWKIYGPTRQAPAWRDVEAPEAPTGEPIADIVLTPGDLLYLPRGWWHAVSADQGTASLHLTFGLATQTGAEFLGWLCDDLRTSATVRSDVPRFSTPEERADYLGAVRKEVLAALEGPAVLDRWERSLDTTHPGQPRLSLPYLATVPPETGITVQVTVPRARVDQDAEAVSFSGAGREWTFALPAAPLLRRLAAGLPVTLGDLATASGLTVAQSAEIVSALVGGQAAAVIGAPR